TGGCACCTACAACTTCTTTGCGCATACCTTGCCGCGGCAGGGTGTCCAGGCGCGCATGCTGTCCTTCGATGACTACGATGGCTTCGAGAACGCCATCGACGAGCGCACCAAGGCGGTATTTTGTGAATCCATCGGGAACCCCGCCGGCAACATCGTGGATATCCGGCGCCTGGCGGAAATTGCTCACCGGCACGGGGTTCCATTGATTGTGGACAATACCGTTGCCACCCCGTTTCTATGCCGGCCGTTTGAGTTGGGGGCCGATATCGTGGTGCATTCGCTGACCAAATATATCGGGGGGCACGGTACCACGATCGGCGGCGCCATCGTCGACTCCGGAAAGTTTGACTGGGTGGCGAACAAAGATCGTTTTCCCATCATGAGCACACCTGATCCTTCCTATCATGGCGTGGTGTATACCCAGGAGTTCGGTCCCGCGGCCTATATCAGCCGTTGCCGGGTCGTGCCACTGCGCAATATGGGCGCCGCCATTTCGCCGTTCAATGCCTTTCAGATCCTGCAGGGGCTCGAAACGCTGGGGCTGCGTATCGAGCGGCATTGTGAAAACGCAGAAAAGCTCGCGCAGTATCTGTCAAACCACGAAAAGGTTGCCTGGGTAAACTATGCGGCGCTGCCAGGCAGCCCGTATCACGCGCTCTGCCAAAAAACCATGGGCGGCAGGGCCTCGGGGATTTTGAGCTTTGGCATCAAAGGCGCGGCGGAGGCCGGCGGTCAGTTCATCGACGCCTTGGATATGATTTTACGCCTGGTCAATATTGGCGATACCAAATCACTGGCTTGCCATCCCGCCTCCACCACCCACCGCCAACTCGATGATGCCGAGCTGGCGAAGGCCGGCGTGAGCCGTGACCTCGTGCGTATTTCAGTGGGTATTGAGAACATCGACGATATTATTGCGGATGTGAGCCAGGCCCTGAGCAAAGTAAGCTGAGGGGTAAGCGGGTCGACGCTATCCACAGGCCAATACGACAGCCATGCAGTGGCATGGTTCTGCCCGTTGCGCTGACCAATGGACCTCTGTCAGCCCGTCCGCTGCATCGCTCGCACATACATGATCCCGGCGCCGAACCACAGCAGCGCGAGGGCGAGTTCCAGCAGCGCGTAGGGCCGGTCGGTGGCGGTGCTGTAGAGCTCGATCAGGGCATGGGTGAGGTAGCCCAGGGCCAGAAACAGGCTCCAGGCGTAGGTGTACGGCCGTCCGTGCAGCAGGCCACGCAGGGGCAGCAGCAGCGGCGTACCCAGCGCCAGCAGGGCGATGTACACAGGCAGGCCGGTCGGTGGCGACAGCCAGCCGTACCAGGCGACGATCAGCGCGAAGATGCCGAAATAGCCGGTCAGCGTCAGCGTCCGCCAGGTACGCGCCGTCATCGTCGCTTCAATCCTGCTGCAGTCTGCGGGCGGTGTCCGCCAGGCGCCGGCCGAGGACGCGGCACAGCGTCTTCTCGTCCTCGCTGAGCGGCAACTTGCTGTCGGCGCCGGCGAAATGGCTGGCGCCATAGGGTGTGCCGCCGCTGCGGGTGTTCATCAGTTCGGGCGCACTGTAGGGCAGGCCGAGGATCAGCATGCCGTGATGCAGCAGCGGCAGCAGCATCGAGGTCAGCGTGGTCTCCTGGCCGCCGTGCAGGCTGGAGGTGGAGGTGAACAGTGCCGCGGGCTTGCCGATGAGTGCACCCTCGAGCCACAGCGCGCTGGTGGCATCGAGGAAGTATTTCAGCGGCGCGGCCATATTGCCGAAGCGCGTCGGGCTGCCCAGCGCCAGCCCGGTGCAGTCGCGCAGATCGTCGAGTGTCGCATAGGGTGGGCCGCTCGCGGGGATGTCGTCTGCGACCGCCTCGCAGACGGTGGATACCGGCGGCACGGTGCGCAGCCGCGCGGCCGTGCCGGGGACCTCCTCGATGCCGCGTGCGATCTGCCGGGCCATCTCGGCGGTCGCGCCGTAGCGACTGTAGTACAGCACCAGTACGTCGCTCACCGAAGAATCTCCAGCACCCGCTCGGGCGGTCGACCCAGCGCGGCCCGGTCGCCGCGGACGACGATCGGCCGCTGAATCAGCCGGGGGTGGGCGTGCAATGCGCGGATCAGGTCAGCGCGCGACAGGTTCGGATCGTCCAGACCGGCCTCGCGGTATTCCGCCTCGTCGGTGCGTATGATGGCGCGCGGCTCGACACCCAGCAGATCGAGGATGCGCCGTAACTCGGCCTCGCTGGGCGGTGCCTGCAGATAGTCGACGACGGTGGGCTGCACACCGTGCGCCTCCAGAAGCTGCAGGGTCTGGCGGGATTTGCTGCAGCGCGGGTTGTGGTAAATGGTGACATCGTCTGACATGGTGAATGTTCTCCCCTCGGTCCACGGGCGACAGGCATTGTCCCAGAACACCGGTACCGCGGTCCACGCGCGCTTCGCTTGACGCTTTCGCGACGGCGGTGCTAGTTTCCTGCCATCCAACAATGAACAGTCCGCAGGCCGGACGAAGTGATCCTATGCCGTATACCAGACGTCTCCTGCTGCTACTGACTGCGCTGCTGGCCGGCTGCGCCCTGGTACCCGCGCAGGAGATGAGTGATGCGCGCCAGGCGATCCAGGCCGCGGAGACCGTGGGGGCGGCGGAGCGTGCGCCGCGGATCCTGGGCCTGGCCCAGGCTTTGCTCGATCAGGCGCAG
This window of the Gammaproteobacteria bacterium genome carries:
- a CDS encoding aminotransferase class I/II-fold pyridoxal phosphate-dependent enzyme, whose translation is MKLESIALHHGYKSEATTRAAAVPIYQTTSYTFDNTQYGADLFDLKVPGNIYTRMMNPTTDVLEQRLAAMEGGVGALAVASGMAAIAYALQCLCETGDNIVSTSQLYGGTYNFFAHTLPRQGVQARMLSFDDYDGFENAIDERTKAVFCESIGNPAGNIVDIRRLAEIAHRHGVPLIVDNTVATPFLCRPFELGADIVVHSLTKYIGGHGTTIGGAIVDSGKFDWVANKDRFPIMSTPDPSYHGVVYTQEFGPAAYISRCRVVPLRNMGAAISPFNAFQILQGLETLGLRIERHCENAEKLAQYLSNHEKVAWVNYAALPGSPYHALCQKTMGGRASGILSFGIKGAAEAGGQFIDALDMILRLVNIGDTKSLACHPASTTHRQLDDAELAKAGVSRDLVRISVGIENIDDIIADVSQALSKVS
- a CDS encoding DUF2069 domain-containing protein, which codes for MTARTWRTLTLTGYFGIFALIVAWYGWLSPPTGLPVYIALLALGTPLLLPLRGLLHGRPYTYAWSLFLALGYLTHALIELYSTATDRPYALLELALALLWFGAGIMYVRAMQRTG
- the wrbA gene encoding NAD(P)H:quinone oxidoreductase encodes the protein MSDVLVLYYSRYGATAEMARQIARGIEEVPGTAARLRTVPPVSTVCEAVADDIPASGPPYATLDDLRDCTGLALGSPTRFGNMAAPLKYFLDATSALWLEGALIGKPAALFTSTSSLHGGQETTLTSMLLPLLHHGMLILGLPYSAPELMNTRSGGTPYGASHFAGADSKLPLSEDEKTLCRVLGRRLADTARRLQQD
- the arsC gene encoding arsenate reductase (glutaredoxin) (This arsenate reductase requires both glutathione and glutaredoxin to convert arsenate to arsenite, after which the efflux transporter formed by ArsA and ArsB can extrude the arsenite from the cell, providing resistance.) — encoded protein: MSDDVTIYHNPRCSKSRQTLQLLEAHGVQPTVVDYLQAPPSEAELRRILDLLGVEPRAIIRTDEAEYREAGLDDPNLSRADLIRALHAHPRLIQRPIVVRGDRAALGRPPERVLEILR
- a CDS encoding DUF4398 domain-containing protein codes for the protein MVPAQEMSDARQAIQAAETVGAAERAPRILGLAQALLDQAQAELTVADYAAARRSARASKEAAIRAREAATAAAIPAQP